In one Numenius arquata chromosome 32, bNumArq3.hap1.1, whole genome shotgun sequence genomic region, the following are encoded:
- the LOC141476416 gene encoding LOW QUALITY PROTEIN: uncharacterized protein (The sequence of the model RefSeq protein was modified relative to this genomic sequence to represent the inferred CDS: inserted 2 bases in 1 codon) encodes MFVRNQFLGFWKSHYNVLSVSLYSIILIVVEEIMEIEFKCPQKVSLKHWYVVSYFFFRAFIVFFLTLTSNPSFMTCICCAGKCSCCRTIKIMFRILLPPLIWCVILLCDGRYIDCVASRSQGNRDQSANQSSAAELPSETSTISQWIYCFLLQIAGIAVFTVVSLLYGLYHMFLFWFCCNDEEEHWKDKLESLLEEEVRKHIEEMKKERAEQIMERKVKPSLXQVNTNFWENVDFRNTVKKIKEAVECVVTETWGRQQAVKQSGDHVLRSSSSEPASWEELGMKALSGDLLAPELFLNTFRAQEGEQFLFRCSIERQAPATRIVFCKDGVEERSLKAQQGQLSYFVLLKITLRSAGMYRCGYQHRNKNNWVRSSALSASQLLAVTGSGSSSQAEPSTTGIVLGVVAVSLLLLAAATHCAVKRDATITHVGHDRPGVQEMKPTTTYATVSRSRSQPR; translated from the exons ATGTTTGTCAGAAATCAATTCTTGGGTTTTTGGAAAAGTCATTATAATGTCTTGTCTGTATCACTTTATTCCATAATTCTGATTGTAGTTGAAGAAATAATGGAGATTGAATTTAAATGTCCTCAGAAGGTGTCATTAAAGCATTGGTACGTTGTTTCCTACTTTTTCTTTCGAGCGTTCATTGTATTTTTCCTGACCTTGACCTCCAATCCTTCATTCATGACCTGCATTTGCTGCGCTGGGAAATGCTCGTGCTGCCGGACGATTAAGATAATGTTTAGGATACTTCTGCCTCCTCTGATCTGGTGTGTGATCCTGCTGTGCGATGGCAGATACATAGACTGTGTGGCTTCAAGAAGCCAAGGAAACAGAGATCAAAGTGCAAACCAAAGCAGTGCAGCAGAATTACCCAGTGAAACCTCCACAATATCTCAG TGGATTTACTGTTTTCTCCTCCAAATTGCAGGGATTGCTGTTTTTACTGTTGTCAGCTTGCTTTATGGCCTGTACCACATGTTCCTCTTCTGGTTCTGCTGTAACGATGAGGAAGAACATTGGAAAGACAAGCTGGAGAGTTTATTAGAGGAAGAAGTAAGGAAACAcattgaagaaatgaagaaagagcgTGCAGAGCAGATAATGGAACGGAAAGTGAAACCTTCTCT TCAAGTTAATACTAATTTCTGGGAAAATGTAGATTTcagaaacacagtgaaaaaaataaaggaagctgtAGAGTGTGTTGTTACAGAGACATGGGGGAGACAACAAGCAGTTAAACAAAGT GGGGACCACGTGCTCCGTTCATCCTCAAGTGAACCGGCCTCCTGGGAG gagctgggcatgaaagCCCTCTCGG gtgacctcctgGCTCCTGagctcttcctgaacaccttccGTGCTCAGGAAGGGGAACAGTTTTTGTTTCGCTGCTCAATTGAACGCCAGGCTCCAGCCACgagaattgtcttctgcaaggatggggtggaggagcgcAGCCTGAAAGCCCAGCAGGGGCAGCTGAGCTACTTCGTGCTCCTAAAAATCACCCTGAGGAGCGCAGGGAtgtacaggtgtgggtaccagcacaggaacaaGAACAACTGGGtgaggagctctgccctcagtgcttcccagctcctggctgtcACAG gcagcgGGTCCAGCTCCCAGGCAGAGCCGTCCACCACAG GCATCGTTCTGGGAGTGGTGGccgtctctctcctcctcctggctgcagccacccACTGTGCCGTGAAGAGAG ATGCCACCATCACCCACGTTGGACATGACAGG CCTGGCGTGCAGGAGATGAAGCCCACCACAACGTATGCCACGGTGAGCCGCTCCCGCAGCCAGCCCAGATAG